A portion of the Achromobacter sp. MFA1 R4 genome contains these proteins:
- a CDS encoding formate/nitrite transporter family protein has product MSYLAPSEFVTKMVDAGESKLYMATRDVLIRAFMAGAILAIAAVFAVTVTVQTESPILGAALFPVGFCILYLMGFDLLTGVFVLTPLALFDKRPGVTVGGILKHWGLVFVGNFLGALTVAVLMAIVFTYGFSVPPNKVGQVISHIGENRTLGYKEYGAGGMLTIFIRGVLCNWMVSLGVVGAMISTTVSGKVIAMWMPVMLFFAMGFEHSIVNMFLFPSAMIMGGNFSIMDYMIWNEIPVVLGNLIGGISLTGLTLYTTHMKTAPKRRFV; this is encoded by the coding sequence ATGTCCTACCTAGCTCCCTCCGAGTTCGTCACCAAGATGGTGGATGCGGGCGAATCCAAGCTCTACATGGCGACCCGCGACGTCCTGATACGCGCCTTCATGGCCGGCGCCATCCTGGCGATCGCCGCGGTCTTCGCCGTCACCGTCACGGTGCAGACCGAATCGCCCATCCTGGGCGCGGCGCTCTTTCCGGTCGGCTTCTGCATCCTGTACCTGATGGGCTTTGACCTGCTGACCGGCGTTTTCGTGCTGACGCCGCTGGCGCTCTTTGACAAGCGCCCGGGCGTCACGGTGGGCGGCATCCTCAAGCACTGGGGGCTGGTCTTCGTGGGCAATTTCCTGGGCGCGCTGACCGTCGCCGTCCTGATGGCCATCGTCTTCACCTACGGCTTCTCGGTGCCGCCCAACAAGGTCGGACAGGTCATCTCGCACATCGGCGAAAACCGCACGCTGGGCTACAAGGAATACGGCGCGGGCGGCATGCTGACCATCTTCATCCGCGGCGTGCTCTGCAACTGGATGGTGTCGCTGGGCGTGGTCGGGGCCATGATCTCCACGACGGTCAGCGGCAAGGTGATCGCGATGTGGATGCCAGTCATGCTGTTCTTCGCGATGGGTTTCGAGCACTCCATCGTCAACATGTTCCTGTTCCCGTCCGCGATGATCATGGGCGGCAACTTCTCGATCATGGACTACATGATCTGGAACGAAATCCCGGTCGTGCTGGGCAACCTGATCGGCGGCATCTCGCTGACGGGCCTGACGCTCTACACGACGCACATGAAGACCGCGCCCAAGCGCCGCTTCGTCTGA
- a CDS encoding nitrate- and nitrite sensing domain-containing protein: MAERHMPPPLRFLLAARRSELHGLEALAATCDLVLRISALVHALQKERGYSNLTLCSAEDRLQPALASLSSDAEAVEADVRAFLDGLEADPAAGSGRARLLNCIAYALLRLDELPGLRRAVRDRRVPVEDADVRFTLVIGSLLAVVFEAADSSLDPGVTRLLVALLNFMQGKELSGQERACGVMGFTAGWFDEARKARMLGLAANQARSFGVFSQYAQGAPLQAWDLVQQQAQPVQRMRDMAQHTSDAQRVDGGLAELWFDLCTARIDAMRNVETQLAQELAQQCARRIAETRQELDDRRLLLSRYTDHASGRAPSLVFSVQSRILDVPPEDGVGNELERSILDMMREQTLRMQRADDALTSVRGALDERKRIDRAKLLLISRYDLTEQAAHERLQRAAMDGGLSVADVARQIIAQLSEH, from the coding sequence ATGGCTGAACGCCACATGCCGCCGCCGCTGCGCTTCCTGCTCGCCGCCCGCCGCAGCGAGCTCCATGGCCTAGAAGCCCTGGCCGCCACCTGCGATCTGGTGCTGCGCATCAGCGCCCTGGTTCACGCCCTGCAGAAGGAGCGCGGCTACTCCAACCTGACCCTGTGCAGCGCCGAAGACCGCCTGCAGCCCGCTCTCGCCAGCCTGTCGAGCGACGCCGAAGCCGTGGAAGCCGACGTGCGCGCCTTTCTGGACGGCCTTGAAGCGGACCCTGCCGCCGGCAGCGGGCGGGCGCGCCTGCTCAATTGCATCGCCTACGCGCTTTTGCGGCTGGACGAACTGCCCGGCCTGCGCCGCGCGGTCCGCGACCGTCGCGTGCCGGTCGAAGACGCCGACGTGCGCTTTACGCTGGTCATCGGCAGCCTGCTGGCGGTGGTGTTCGAAGCCGCCGATTCGTCGCTGGACCCGGGCGTCACGCGCCTGCTGGTGGCGCTGTTGAATTTCATGCAGGGCAAGGAACTGAGCGGCCAGGAGCGCGCCTGCGGCGTGATGGGCTTTACCGCCGGCTGGTTCGACGAAGCGCGCAAGGCGCGCATGCTGGGCCTGGCGGCCAACCAGGCGCGCAGCTTCGGCGTCTTTTCCCAATACGCGCAAGGCGCGCCGCTCCAGGCCTGGGACCTGGTGCAGCAGCAGGCCCAGCCGGTGCAGCGCATGCGCGACATGGCGCAGCACACCTCGGACGCGCAACGCGTCGACGGCGGCCTGGCCGAGCTGTGGTTCGACCTGTGCACGGCGCGCATCGACGCCATGCGCAACGTGGAAACGCAGCTGGCGCAGGAACTGGCGCAGCAGTGCGCCCGGCGCATCGCCGAGACCCGCCAGGAACTGGACGACCGCCGCCTATTGCTCAGCCGCTACACCGACCACGCCAGCGGCCGCGCGCCCAGCCTGGTGTTCAGCGTACAGAGCCGCATCCTGGACGTGCCGCCCGAAGACGGCGTGGGCAATGAGCTGGAACGGTCCATCCTGGACATGATGCGCGAGCAGACCCTGCGCATGCAGCGCGCCGACGACGCGCTGACCAGCGTGCGCGGCGCGCTGGACGAAAGAAAGCGCATCGACCGCGCCAAGCTGCTGCTGATCAGCCGCTATGACCTGACCGAGCAGGCCGCCCACGAACGCCTGCAGCGCGCCGCGATGGACGGCGGCCTGTCGGTGGCGGACGTGGCGCGGCAGATCATCGCGCAGTTGAGCGAACACTGA
- a CDS encoding MFS transporter, translating into MSPSKPPLSLLLVIGALTFIDFLQNGMATFGAAPIMGEIGASPEEYTHIAVVYACVAVVMIALQGWLTHRLGPRAYLLASLAAAGAGAAVCALAQDPAGFLLGRVLMALGCAAMLTSSRLTVNLIAPGPARFLGIKALASGLCLGTALAPWLAAMAVEHDGWPLMFWLIAALSLLAMAPVMLAMPGREAGSVLAGNVRLLPVAALGAGSFLVLHALQRSYYDFFSDGGLLALSAAAGVAALGWFVWAETRNGAPLLRLGGMKEMRFLCGLGLFMACYVMLGANGYLVPLMLQRALGLAWITAGEFFAMGLGAGVLTWAVMSQLLPRWPAPRKFFVTGFLALAAFGLLMSRLTPTANMWTDVFPALACYGVFIMTLMPTTAMQTFTGLTRDPAVFAHAQQVKNMLAQIGQALGIMLATIGQQWFASRHYTVLHASVAAGNAQFEAAMAQLSAYFATSVGPAQAQQLAMAQIAQWLNQQAVLLASLDHFRIVAAVAVAAAAVSLVQRVFR; encoded by the coding sequence ATGTCCCCATCCAAACCTCCGCTTTCGCTGCTGCTGGTCATCGGCGCGCTGACATTCATCGACTTCCTGCAGAACGGCATGGCCACGTTCGGCGCCGCGCCCATCATGGGGGAGATCGGCGCCAGCCCCGAGGAATACACCCACATCGCCGTGGTGTACGCCTGCGTGGCGGTGGTGATGATCGCCCTGCAGGGGTGGCTGACCCACCGGCTGGGCCCGCGCGCCTACCTGCTGGCGTCGCTGGCCGCCGCGGGCGCTGGCGCGGCGGTGTGCGCGCTGGCGCAAGACCCCGCGGGCTTTCTGCTGGGCCGCGTGCTGATGGCGCTGGGCTGCGCGGCGATGCTCACGTCGTCACGGCTGACCGTCAACCTGATTGCTCCCGGGCCGGCGCGCTTTCTGGGCATCAAGGCGCTGGCCTCGGGTCTTTGTTTGGGCACGGCCCTGGCGCCCTGGCTGGCCGCGATGGCGGTCGAGCACGATGGCTGGCCGTTGATGTTCTGGCTGATCGCCGCGCTGTCGCTGCTGGCGATGGCCCCGGTCATGCTGGCCATGCCGGGCCGCGAAGCCGGCTCGGTGTTGGCCGGCAACGTGCGCCTCCTGCCGGTCGCGGCCCTGGGCGCGGGCAGCTTCCTGGTGCTGCATGCCTTGCAGCGCTCTTACTACGACTTCTTCAGCGACGGCGGCCTGCTGGCGTTGTCGGCCGCGGCGGGCGTGGCGGCGCTGGGCTGGTTCGTGTGGGCCGAGACGCGCAACGGGGCGCCGCTGCTCAGGCTGGGCGGCATGAAAGAGATGCGCTTCCTTTGCGGGTTGGGCCTGTTCATGGCCTGCTACGTGATGCTCGGCGCCAACGGCTACCTGGTGCCGTTGATGCTGCAGCGCGCGCTGGGACTGGCGTGGATCACCGCGGGCGAGTTTTTCGCGATGGGCCTGGGCGCGGGCGTGCTGACCTGGGCCGTGATGTCGCAACTGCTGCCGCGCTGGCCCGCGCCCCGGAAATTCTTCGTGACCGGCTTCCTGGCGCTGGCGGCCTTCGGGCTGCTGATGTCGCGCCTCACGCCCACCGCGAACATGTGGACCGACGTCTTTCCGGCGCTGGCCTGCTATGGCGTGTTCATCATGACGCTCATGCCCACGACCGCGATGCAGACCTTCACCGGCTTGACGCGCGATCCGGCGGTGTTCGCCCACGCGCAGCAGGTCAAGAACATGCTGGCGCAGATCGGGCAGGCGCTGGGCATCATGCTGGCCACTATCGGCCAGCAGTGGTTCGCGTCGCGGCACTACACCGTGCTGCACGCCAGCGTGGCTGCCGGCAACGCGCAATTCGAGGCGGCGATGGCGCAGTTGTCGGCCTATTTCGCGACGTCCGTGGGACCGGCGCAGGCGCAACAGCTCGCCATGGCGCAGATCGCGCAATGGCTCAACCAGCAGGCGGTGCTGCTGGCCAGCCTGGATCACTTCCGGATCGTCGCGGCCGTGGCGGTCGCCGCGGCGGCCGTCAGCCTGGTGCAGCGGGTGTTCCGATAG
- a CDS encoding bifunctional protein-serine/threonine kinase/phosphatase encodes MDSPTPIAPAASLKVAVGQHTDPGVKSVNQDFHGLCVPGEPLLGAKGIAIALADGISSSNVSHIASETAVASFLEDYYCTPETWSVKKSAQKVLSAANAWLHSQSRQRHGQDQDSGYVCTMSVMVLKGATAHILHIGDARIYRLRDGAVEQLTEDHRVWVAHDKSYLGRALGLAPHLEIDYHTQAVEAGDVFLLATDGVYEHVTDQDLRDAVAAHGDHLDDAARTLVQLALERGSDDNLTMQIVRVDALPARQAGEMAQYSGSLPCPPLLDVGQVFEGFRITDELRASSRSHVYLAEDLDSGDTVVIKIPSLDLRHDPAYLERLLTEEWLARRIDSRHVVRAWPRTRTRRSLYTVSEYIAGCTLTQWMAANPRPALEPAIAIVEQIARGLQAFHRLEIVHQDLRPDNILITPDGTAKIIDLGSARTAGIQERGADGDEPMPVLGTAQYAAPEYFLGEAGTTRSDIYSLAAILYQMLSGRLPYGADVARARSRAAQLRLAYVSVLDRDREIPAWVDSVLSRALHPDPQLRTPELSEFTHALRHPADVRGGERLPLLERNPVAFWKGLCLVLAIVIVILAFNP; translated from the coding sequence ATGGACAGCCCTACGCCCATCGCGCCCGCCGCCTCGCTGAAGGTGGCGGTGGGCCAGCACACCGATCCCGGGGTCAAGTCCGTGAACCAGGACTTCCACGGCTTGTGCGTGCCGGGCGAGCCGCTGCTGGGCGCCAAGGGCATCGCCATCGCGCTGGCCGACGGCATCAGCAGCAGCAACGTCAGCCACATCGCCAGCGAAACCGCCGTGGCGAGCTTCCTGGAAGACTACTACTGCACGCCGGAAACCTGGTCCGTGAAGAAGTCGGCCCAGAAGGTGCTCAGCGCGGCCAACGCGTGGCTCCATTCGCAAAGCCGCCAGCGCCATGGGCAGGACCAGGACAGCGGCTACGTCTGCACGATGAGCGTGATGGTGCTCAAGGGCGCCACCGCGCACATCCTGCACATCGGCGATGCGCGCATCTACCGCCTGCGCGACGGCGCCGTGGAACAACTGACCGAAGACCACCGCGTCTGGGTGGCCCACGACAAGAGCTACCTGGGCCGCGCGCTGGGCCTGGCGCCGCACCTGGAGATCGACTACCACACGCAGGCGGTGGAAGCAGGCGACGTGTTCCTGCTGGCGACCGACGGCGTGTACGAACACGTCACGGATCAGGACCTGCGCGACGCCGTCGCCGCCCACGGCGACCACCTGGACGATGCCGCCCGCACCCTGGTTCAGCTGGCCCTGGAACGCGGCAGCGACGACAACCTGACGATGCAGATCGTGCGCGTCGATGCCCTGCCCGCCCGCCAGGCCGGCGAAATGGCCCAGTATTCCGGCAGCCTGCCCTGTCCGCCCCTGCTGGACGTAGGCCAGGTGTTCGAAGGCTTTCGCATCACGGACGAACTGCGCGCCAGCAGCCGCAGCCACGTCTACCTGGCCGAGGACCTCGACAGCGGCGACACCGTGGTCATCAAGATACCGTCGCTGGACCTGCGGCACGATCCGGCCTACCTGGAGCGCCTCCTGACCGAGGAATGGCTTGCGCGCCGCATCGACAGCCGCCACGTGGTGCGCGCCTGGCCGCGCACGCGCACGCGCCGCTCGCTCTACACCGTCAGTGAATACATCGCAGGCTGCACGCTGACGCAATGGATGGCCGCCAACCCGCGCCCGGCGCTGGAGCCGGCAATCGCCATCGTGGAGCAGATCGCGCGGGGCCTGCAGGCTTTTCACCGGCTCGAGATCGTGCATCAGGACCTGCGCCCGGACAACATTCTCATCACACCGGACGGCACGGCCAAGATCATCGACCTGGGGTCGGCCCGCACCGCCGGGATCCAGGAACGGGGCGCGGACGGCGACGAGCCCATGCCCGTGCTGGGCACCGCGCAATACGCGGCGCCCGAGTACTTTCTGGGCGAAGCGGGCACGACACGCTCGGACATCTATTCGCTGGCCGCGATCCTGTACCAGATGCTGTCGGGTCGCCTGCCCTATGGCGCCGACGTGGCCCGCGCGCGCAGCCGGGCCGCGCAACTGCGCCTGGCCTACGTGTCGGTGCTGGACCGCGACCGGGAGATCCCGGCCTGGGTCGACAGCGTCCTCAGCCGCGCCCTGCATCCCGATCCACAACTGCGCACGCCCGAGCTTTCCGAGTTCACGCACGCCCTGCGCCATCCGGCGGACGTGCGCGGCGGCGAGCGCCTGCCCCTGCTGGAACGCAACCCGGTGGCCTTCTGGAAAGGGCTGTGCCTGGTCCTGGCCATCGTGATCGTCATTCTTGCCTTCAACCCCTGA
- the nirD gene encoding nitrite reductase small subunit NirD produces MSAHNAETQAWRHACHRQDLVANSGVVALVDGAQVALFYLPDAEGQTLYAVSNRDPKSGANVIGRGIVGQLAGDVVVASPLYKQHFRLADGSCVQYPDQRLRTWQARFNGDAVEIA; encoded by the coding sequence ATGTCCGCACACAACGCTGAAACGCAGGCCTGGCGCCACGCCTGCCACCGCCAGGACCTGGTGGCCAACTCCGGCGTCGTCGCGCTGGTGGACGGCGCCCAGGTCGCCCTGTTCTACCTGCCGGACGCCGAAGGCCAGACCCTTTACGCCGTGTCCAACCGCGATCCGAAATCCGGCGCCAACGTCATCGGCCGGGGCATCGTCGGCCAGCTCGCCGGCGACGTGGTCGTGGCGTCTCCCCTCTATAAGCAGCACTTCCGCCTGGCGGACGGGAGCTGCGTGCAGTACCCCGACCAACGCTTGCGGACGTGGCAGGCGCGCTTTAACGGCGACGCGGTGGAAATCGCCTGA
- the cobA gene encoding uroporphyrinogen-III C-methyltransferase has translation MPDLNPTVSLIGAGPGDPELLTLKAVKALGRADVVLVDDLVNPQILQHCPRARIVRVGKRGGCRSTPQDFIQRLMLRYARQGLRVARLKGGDPCIFGRGGEEAQWLSDHGVACEIVNGITAGLAAATSAGIPLTQRGMAQGVTLITAHSQDGATPDWSGLARSGTTLVVYMGVAKVHDMSSQLLAAGMAPDTPVAMIERASLPGQRLCPSTLAGMARDAQAFGLRSPAVLVIGEVAACRVFGLLDDKADADPLPRRMA, from the coding sequence ATGCCCGACCTGAACCCCACCGTCTCCCTGATCGGCGCCGGTCCCGGCGACCCGGAATTGCTGACCCTCAAGGCGGTCAAGGCCCTGGGCCGCGCCGACGTCGTGCTGGTCGACGACCTGGTCAACCCGCAGATCCTGCAACACTGCCCGCGGGCGCGCATCGTGCGCGTGGGCAAGCGCGGCGGCTGCCGCTCCACCCCGCAGGACTTCATCCAACGCCTGATGCTGCGCTACGCGCGCCAGGGCCTGCGCGTGGCGCGCCTGAAAGGCGGCGACCCGTGCATCTTCGGCCGAGGCGGCGAAGAAGCCCAGTGGCTCAGCGACCATGGCGTCGCCTGCGAGATCGTCAACGGCATCACCGCCGGGCTGGCCGCGGCCACTTCTGCCGGCATTCCGCTGACGCAGCGAGGCATGGCCCAGGGCGTTACACTCATCACGGCCCATTCCCAGGACGGCGCGACGCCCGACTGGTCGGGCCTGGCGCGCAGCGGCACGACCCTGGTGGTGTACATGGGCGTGGCGAAGGTGCATGACATGAGCAGCCAATTGCTGGCCGCCGGCATGGCGCCCGACACGCCGGTAGCCATGATCGAGCGCGCCTCCCTGCCCGGCCAGCGGCTCTGTCCATCGACGCTTGCCGGCATGGCCCGGGACGCCCAGGCCTTCGGCTTGCGCAGTCCCGCCGTGCTGGTCATCGGCGAGGTCGCCGCCTGCCGGGTCTTCGGCCTCCTGGACGATAAGGCCGACGCCGATCCGCTGCCGCGCCGCATGGCCTGA